In Parus major isolate Abel chromosome 3, Parus_major1.1, whole genome shotgun sequence, the following are encoded in one genomic region:
- the HSF2 gene encoding heat shock factor protein 2 isoform X11 — protein MKQEQQQQPPPPPSSPSPPPPQPPQQPPPPFASPGVPAFLSKLWALLGETPSNQLITWSQNGKSFLVLNEQRFAKEILPKYFKHNNMASFVRQLNMYGFRKVVHVDSGIVKLERDGPVEFRHAYFRQGREDLLEHIKRKVSSSRPEENKIRQEDLSQIICSAQKVQIKQTTIESQLTLLKRENESLWREVSELRAKHLQQQQVIRKIVQFIVTLVQNNQLVSLKRKRPLLLNTNGPTKSNVFQKIVKEPADSSHHVPLNRNEGLKQREQISDDIVIYDVTEDVGEEEHPMADEENLPVTPETSEDTTSDSSKRRQREKKLTRIMPVQQLPRKCKISS, from the exons ATgaagcaagagcagcagcagcagccgccgccgccaccatcatcaccatcaccaccacccccgcagcctccccagcagccGCCGCCTCCCTTCGCCAGCCCAGGGGTCCCGGCCTTCCTCAGCAAGCTGTGGGCTTTGCTGGGCGAGACCCCCAGCAATCAGCTCATCACCTGGAGCCAG AATGGAAAGAGTTTCTTGGTGTTGAATGAACAGAGATTTGCAAAAGAGATTCTTCCCAAATACTTCAAGCATAACAACATGGCAAGCTTTGTCAGACAGTTAAACATGT atggcTTCCGTAAAGTTGTCCATGTTGATTCTGGAATTGTCAAACTGGAGCGAGATGGTCCTGTAGAGTTTCGTCATGCGTATTTTAGGCAGGGCCGGGAGGACTTGCTGGAACATATTAAAAGGAAG gtttcttcTTCGAGacctgaagaaaacaagataCGTCAGGAAGATCTCTCTCAAATAATATGCAGTGCTCAAAAGGTGCAGATTAAACAAACAACTATTGAATCTCAGTTGACTCTTTTGAAGAG AGAGAATGAATCCCTTTGGAGGGAAGTGTCAGAACTGAGAGCAAAACACTTGCAACAGCAGCAAGTTATTCGAAAG ATTGTACAATTCATTGTTACCTTGGTGCAGAATAACCAACTAGTGAGCCTAAAACGCAAGAG GCCTCTACTTCTGAATACTAATGGACCTACAAAGTCgaatgtatttcagaaaattgtgAAAGAACCAGCTGACAGTAGCCACCAT gTACCTCTCAACAGAAATGAGGGCTTAAAACAAAGGGAACAGATTTCAGATGACATTGTTATTTATGATGTCACTGAGGATGTGGGTGAGGAAGAACATCCCATGGCTGatgaagaaaatcttcctgTTACACCAGAAACAAGTGAAGATACCACTTCAGATTCTTCCAA